A genomic window from Purpureocillium takamizusanense chromosome 2, complete sequence includes:
- a CDS encoding uncharacterized protein (COG:S~EggNog:ENOG503NXMY), translating to MDPRQHQHQHQHPSQQHQQHHHQHQRQPVLGPAHHQQPPPPSQQHTAPAPHPRAPALRPEPTPDYHGSHSNSHFAVAAPPATSSSSSPSPSLYPPRAPATRSPAASNSPFSSRAAAPYAPADHRRTSDTPYYPPAARSSLPDLGHSRAQSASSLPSSRDLNRAMPPPTSPPQPGAPPPPSLHQQHQAGMGFGPPPPRPPPVAVGPPTSFPSGRELPALSSLTRSGSGGSSMSISSMLGGPPPAARDSQPPPQHYPPHTSAPPPGSGPGYAPPVHASPRMHSASSDYPPFRRPQTPDHQRPYDPRGGTAPSPRSGHYSTPEVQRYGTPGAGYHARHPSAPADTSREPGRMSAGPPPTASAPPKPYGGMPPHMGRPEDQYARRDDPGRPGPGMEYPERTGLRPYPYDDRYRAERERQTQPERDREGRERAYSGGDAPRHMMSPHEMGHREQHPGQGPYGRPPPEARDQRDARDPQWGRHAAESSYRAPMDHPRQEYPPSTTYPPHHAAYQTATPERYPPASHPPQRPPPHATAPPQPYDSPDRARMDHLHQQQQQQPQQPQQQQQPHHPLHRPRPGEEVPQPPPPIAYNGAGHAPPGYDAARNRSSEEASGPNSHQRNLLAVQDMNRKGRLSPLPQAVQGAQPQQPGPAAEPGIKSEFGRMFSGIGSGVGAIGSSSPMASSAVAAYGSQTNANMPAKREDAEPTAAAPDSGPEAGTKPAKGRRRKLKDEDNKDEDSSGRVTPGGRANKRTKGHQHHHHHHHHHHHHHGAEGTASPTVGAAPAKNSKGVPAVSSPTDKAGGPHHHHHHHHGPRSTQTPVAQAKPSAPPPAPAPVIPPKPKTIISNKAVLDAVADRPRHHLGDFIYEPGLKPGRLLPDTPSHRGFSSNPTPLPWDTIKGKENCILTVKVPRVHLVPLAREEITSRSYLWGTDVYTDDSDVVAACIHSGWIKGEWVEDVDSSMLDLEEVSRRKPKSQPTETMPPGSEGLITAPPASGPLSVPADRDLHVNVLILPRLVKYASTTRHGITSREFGGQFGSRHSVHDGISFMVRSIRWVENGAQPQARLRGKARRERMRKVMKEVTASFGNMNSLEQPPAQEQQPDKDPNGVLRSEIAANWHRKEAEQALTEAAENGGGGGDEKARDPSEGDKENWLAQDKAAAEPAPQEAPASAAKDVEMADAQGPQKPAATEEGK from the exons ATGGATCCAagacagcaccagcaccagcaccagcacccgtcccaacaacaccagcaacatcatcatcagcatcagcgccAGCCTGTCCTCGGCCCTGcccatcaccagcagccgccaccgccgtcgcagcaacACACGGCTCCCGCCCCCCACCCTCGCGCACCCGCCCTGCGCCCGGAACCGACTCCCGACTACCACGGCAGTCATAGTAACAGCCACTtcgccgttgctgctccgcccgccacctcgtcatcctcgtcgccctcgccatcgctcTACCCTCCCCGAGCTCCCGCTACGCGatcgccagccgccagcaACTCACCCTtctcctcgcgcgccgccgctccctaTGCCCCTGCCGACCATCGACGCACGAGTGACACTCCATACTACCCACCAGCTGCTCGCTCGAGCTTGCCTGACCTGGGCCACAGCCGCGCCCagagcgcctcgtcgctccCGTCATCCAGGGACCTGAAccgcgccatgccgccgccgacgtcgccgccccagccaggcgcgccgccgccgccctctcttcaccagcagcatcaagCCGGCATGGGTTTcggaccgccgcccccgagaccgccccccgtcgccgtcgggccgCCGACCTCGTTTCCCTCTGGCCGGGAGCTCCCTGCGCTGAGCTCTCTCACGcgctccggcagcggcggcagctccatgtccatctcctcgatgctcggcggcccgcctccggccgcgcgcgactcgcagccgccgccacaacaCTACCCTCCAcacacctcggcgccgccgcccgggtcGGGCCCTGGCTACGCGCCGCCAGTCCACGCGTCGCCGCGGATGCACTCGGCGTCGTCAGACTACCCCCCCTTCCGACGACCGCAGACCCCCGATCACCAGCGACCGTACgacccccgcggcggcaccgcgccgtcgcctcgaaGCGGACACTATTCTACGCCCGAGGTGCAGCGCTACGGGACGCCAGGGGCAGGATACCACGCACGCCATCCGTCGGCGCCTGCAGACACCTCCAGGGAGCCTGGAAGGATGTCGGCTGGtccgccaccgacggccagcgcgccgccgaagccgtaCGGGGGGATGCCGCCTCACATGGGCAGGCCCGAAGACCAGTACGCTAGGAGGGACGATCCCGGTCGGCCCGGCCCAGGCATGGAGTATCCCGAACGAACAGGCCTGCGGCCGTACCCCTACGATGACCGATATCGAGCcgagcgggagcggcagACTCAACCCGAACGGGATCGCGAAGGACGAGAGCGCGCATATTCTGGTGGCGATGCGCCTCGACACATGATGTCGCCTCACGAGATGGGACATCGCGAGCAGCATCCCGGCCAAGGCCCCTacggccgcccgcctcccgaAGCCCGCGACCAGCGCGATGCTCGGGATCCTCAGTGGGgtcgccacgccgccgagtcgAGCTACCGTGCTCCCATGGATCACCCGCGGCAGGAGTAccccccgtcgacgacataCCCACCGCATCACGCGGCATACCAAACCGCGACCCCGGAGCGCTACCCGCCGGCTTCACACCCACCCCAACGCCCTCCGCCGCACGCaactgcgccgccgcagccatACGATTCGCCTGACCGCGCCCGCATGGATCATCTgcaccaacaacagcagcagcagccacagcagccacagcagcaacagcagccacACCATCCGCTGCATCGCCCACGGCCTGGCGAGGAggtgccgcagccgccgccgccgattgCGTATAATGGCGCCGGCCATGCGCCGCCCGGGTACGACGCGGCGCGAAACCGAAGCTCGGAGGAGGCGTCGGGACCTAACAGCCACCAGCGGAACTTGCTCGCCGTGCAGGACATGAATCGCAAGGGTCGCCTTTCGCCTTTGCCCCAGGCCGTGCAAGGTGCGCAGCCCCAACAGCCGggaccggcggcggagccagGCATTAAGAGCGAGTTTGGCCGCATGTTCTCGGGTATTGGGAGCGGGGTCGGAGCTATCGGGTCGTCGAGCCCCATGGCGTCCAGCGCTGTAGCTGCGTACGGGAGCCAGACAAATGCCAACATGCCGGCGAAGCGCGAGGACGCAGAACctaccgctgccgccccggACTCTGGACCCGAGGCGGGGACCAAGCCGGCCAAAGGCCGGAGGCGtaagctcaaggacgaggacaacaaggacgaggacagcTCGGGCCGGGTGACTCCTGGAGGACGCGCCAACAAACGCACCAAGGGCCatcagcaccaccaccacca ccaccatcaccaccatcaccaccacggaGCTGAGGGCACCGCGTCCCCGACGGTGGGTGCGGCGCCCGCCAAGAATTCCAAGGGAGTGCCGGCTGTCTCATCCCCAAccgacaaggccggcggcccgcatcaccatcaccaccatcatcacggACCGAGATCGACACAGACGCCCGTCGCGCAGGCCAAGCCgtcggcccctcccccggccccggcacCCGTGATACCGCCCAAGCCAAAGACCATAATCTCCAACAAGGCCGTGCTGGATGCGGTCGCCGATCGGCCACGTCACCACCTGGGCGACTTCATCTACGAGCCCGGACTCAAGcccgggcggctgctgccagaCACACCCAGCCATCGGGGCTTCTCGTCGAACCCGACACCTCTCCCTTGGGACACCATCAAAGGCAAAGAAAACTGCATCTTGACGGTCAAGGTGCCGCGGGTGCACCTAGTGCCGCTGGCTCGTGAAGAAATCACCTCCAGGTCGTACCTCTGGGGAACCGACGTGTATACGGACGACTCCGACGTCGTGGCGGCATGCATTCACAGTGGCTGGATCAAGGGCGAATGGGTTGAGGACGTTGACTCGTCCATGCTTGACCTGGAAGAGGTGAGCCGGAGGAAGCCCAAGAGCCAGCCGACCGAGACCATGCCTCCCGGCTCCGAAGGCCTCATaacggcgccgcctgcgtccgGGCCGCTGTCCGTACCGGCTGACAGGGACCTGCATGTCAACGTGCTGATTCTGCCGCGTCTTGTGAAATacgcgtcgacgacaaggcaTGGCATCACGAGCCGCGAGTTTGGTGGGCAGTTTGGATCCCGCCACTCGGTCCATGACGGCATCAGCTTCATGGTGAGGAGCATACGCTGGGTCGAGAATGGGGCGCAGCCGCAGGCGCGGCTTCGCGGCAAGGCACGGCGTGAGCGAATGCGCAAGGTGATGAAGGAGGTGACGGCTAGCTTCGGCAACATGAACAGCCtggagcagccgccggcgcaggagcagcagccagacaAGGATCCAAACGGGGTCCTGCGAAGCGAGATCGCGGCAAACTGGCACAGGAAGGAAGCGGAGCAAGCCTTGACAGAGGCGGCCGagaatggcggcggcggtggcgacgagaAGGCACGCGACCCCAGCGAGGGAGACAAGGAGAATTGGTTGGCCCAAGACAAGGCTGCTGCGGAACCTGCACCCCaggaggcgccggcgtcggcagccaaGGATGTCGAGatggccgacgcgcagggCCCGcagaagccggcggcgacggaggagggaaagtga